The following are encoded in a window of Fibrobacter sp. UWB2 genomic DNA:
- a CDS encoding adenylosuccinate synthase yields MANRVVIGSQWGDEGKAKVVDFLTLDADYIVRFQGGANAGHTVEVGDKKFVFHLIPSGIMHPDKICVIGNGVVLDPIQTLNEIADLHTKGINPEGRLFIANNAHVVLPYHSTLDRAKEKKAGKAAIGTTGRGIGPCYSDKVNRIGVRVGDLMDERELRPRVEAMAKVHNEEFKVMYDVPEIDPEVVIKDYLELGQKIKPFVADVSEMLYKAVKEGKRLVFEGAQGTILDVDQGTYPFVTSSNTVAGYASCGAGIGPTAIDQVVGVVKAYTTRVGNGPFPTELLDETGDTLRKIGNEYGATTGRNRRCGWFDAPVVRKAAVVNGLTHLAITKLDVLDTFDTIKICTHYECDGEKIENFPNQLSKVGRCVPVYEEMPGWKCDTTKCRKLEELPANARKYLERMAELVGVKIGMISIGAKRDQSIIVDLD; encoded by the coding sequence ATGGCAAATCGTGTTGTTATCGGCTCCCAGTGGGGTGACGAAGGAAAAGCCAAGGTTGTAGATTTCTTAACGCTCGATGCAGACTATATCGTGCGTTTCCAGGGCGGCGCTAACGCCGGTCACACTGTGGAAGTTGGCGACAAGAAGTTCGTCTTCCACCTTATTCCCTCGGGCATTATGCACCCGGACAAGATTTGCGTCATCGGTAACGGTGTCGTGCTCGACCCGATCCAGACTCTGAACGAAATTGCAGACCTCCACACGAAGGGCATCAACCCGGAAGGCCGTCTGTTCATCGCTAACAACGCACACGTCGTGCTCCCGTACCACTCCACCTTGGACCGCGCCAAGGAAAAGAAGGCCGGCAAGGCCGCTATCGGTACTACGGGTCGCGGTATCGGTCCGTGCTATAGCGACAAGGTGAACCGCATCGGTGTCCGCGTGGGTGACCTCATGGACGAACGCGAACTCCGTCCGCGCGTCGAAGCCATGGCCAAGGTCCACAACGAAGAATTTAAGGTGATGTACGATGTTCCGGAAATCGATCCGGAAGTGGTCATCAAGGACTACCTCGAACTCGGCCAGAAGATCAAGCCGTTCGTTGCCGACGTGAGCGAAATGCTCTACAAGGCAGTGAAGGAAGGCAAGCGCCTCGTGTTCGAAGGTGCTCAGGGTACTATCCTTGACGTCGACCAGGGTACTTACCCGTTCGTGACCTCCAGCAACACTGTTGCCGGTTACGCAAGCTGCGGCGCAGGCATTGGCCCCACGGCTATCGACCAGGTTGTCGGTGTCGTCAAGGCTTACACGACCCGCGTGGGTAACGGTCCGTTCCCGACCGAACTTTTGGACGAAACGGGCGACACGCTCCGCAAGATCGGTAACGAATACGGTGCAACGACCGGTCGTAACCGCCGCTGCGGTTGGTTCGACGCTCCGGTGGTCCGCAAGGCTGCCGTGGTGAATGGCCTTACGCACCTCGCCATCACGAAGCTCGACGTGCTCGACACGTTCGACACCATCAAGATTTGCACTCACTATGAATGCGACGGTGAAAAGATCGAAAACTTCCCGAACCAGCTTTCCAAGGTCGGACGTTGCGTGCCGGTTTACGAAGAAATGCCGGGCTGGAAGTGCGATACCACCAAGTGCCGTAAGCTCGAAGAATTGCCGGCTAACGCTCGCAAGTATCTCGAACGCATGGCTGAACTTGTCGGCGTGAAGATCGGTATGATTTCTATCGGTGCTAAGCGCGACCAGAGCATCATTGTTGATCTCGACTAA
- a CDS encoding PASTA domain-containing protein, with product MNKIKSLWNKVRQTAIFKAFVIWIVVVIVLVFMVDKLLMPAFAGAFAKTGEVPNLEGLSEKAAETALTEAGFKFEWVKEGRYSSQVPAGMVLVQMPKAGRTAKIGRTVRLTKSLGLRKVIIPDLRGKSQKQADISLVRAGLVNGGTIQGAHQSIPRGAVIRTIPLAGDTVRVGDTVKVVISAGATSGRTLLPNFEGILMDEVYPQMDRLGFKVGSVKRQKSEDGARPGSVIETSPKYGDYLKPGARVNFIIAD from the coding sequence ATGAATAAAATAAAGTCGCTTTGGAACAAGGTTAGGCAGACTGCCATTTTCAAGGCTTTCGTCATTTGGATTGTTGTCGTTATCGTGCTTGTCTTTATGGTCGATAAGCTTTTGATGCCTGCATTTGCAGGGGCTTTTGCCAAGACGGGCGAGGTGCCGAATCTCGAAGGCCTCTCAGAAAAGGCCGCCGAAACGGCTTTGACCGAGGCTGGCTTCAAGTTCGAATGGGTCAAGGAAGGCCGCTATAGTTCGCAGGTGCCGGCAGGCATGGTGCTCGTGCAGATGCCGAAAGCAGGCCGCACGGCAAAGATTGGCCGTACAGTAAGGCTTACGAAGAGCCTCGGACTTCGCAAAGTGATTATTCCGGATTTGCGCGGCAAGAGCCAGAAGCAGGCCGATATCTCGCTTGTCCGAGCTGGACTTGTCAACGGCGGTACAATCCAGGGCGCACACCAGAGCATCCCGCGCGGTGCCGTTATCCGTACAATCCCGCTTGCTGGCGATACCGTCCGCGTGGGCGATACGGTGAAGGTCGTGATTTCTGCGGGCGCTACGAGCGGTAGAACATTGCTCCCCAATTTTGAAGGAATCCTGATGGACGAAGTTTATCCGCAGATGGATAGGCTTGGTTTCAAGGTGGGTTCTGTGAAGCGCCAAAAAAGCGAAGACGGTGCTCGTCCTGGTTCAGTGATCGAAACG
- a CDS encoding Crp/Fnr family transcriptional regulator: MDTSTVDLLKGVELFSELNEEQLGMIANLVIVKNYNRDETVVLEGDDSVQALYLIATGSVQVYMTGIDGRETILSFLERGDFFGEMSLIDGEPRSASVRTVTDAKLLVIHRESFLSLLRKSPEIAMALMSELCKRLRKANKQIGSLSTMSVSGRVAGTLLNLMQERGVRIHTDNGNMVTVIHNRPTQQQLADMSGTTRETVSRICSLLVRTNAIAMTGKDIVIFDEDMLQEKATKG; the protein is encoded by the coding sequence ATGGATACATCCACAGTTGATTTGCTGAAGGGCGTCGAGCTCTTTTCGGAGTTGAACGAAGAACAGTTGGGGATGATTGCCAATCTGGTAATCGTCAAGAACTACAATCGTGATGAGACTGTGGTCCTGGAAGGTGATGATTCTGTGCAGGCTCTGTACTTGATCGCCACTGGTTCCGTGCAAGTCTACATGACAGGCATCGACGGACGTGAAACCATTTTGTCCTTCCTTGAACGCGGGGACTTTTTCGGGGAAATGTCGCTGATTGACGGCGAACCCCGGTCTGCCTCCGTCCGTACGGTGACTGACGCCAAACTTCTCGTCATCCACCGTGAATCTTTCCTTAGCTTGCTTCGCAAGTCACCCGAAATTGCAATGGCTCTCATGAGCGAACTTTGCAAGAGACTCCGCAAGGCGAATAAGCAGATAGGCTCTCTTTCGACCATGTCTGTCTCTGGCCGTGTGGCAGGGACGCTCCTCAACTTGATGCAGGAACGTGGCGTCCGTATCCATACGGATAACGGAAACATGGTGACTGTTATCCACAACCGTCCAACGCAGCAGCAGCTCGCCGATATGTCGGGCACGACACGTGAAACGGTAAGCCGTATCTGTTCCTTGCTGGTGCGTACAAACGCAATAGCAATGACCGGCAAGGATATCGTCATCTTTGACGAAGACATGCTCCAGGAAAAAGCAACTAAGGGTTAA